The nucleotide window GCACGCCGGAGAATCTGTTGCGCCAGGTCAAGCCGGATGTGCTGGTCAAGGGGGGCGACTATGGGATCGATCAGGTCGTGGGAGCAGACATTGTCGCTGCGTACGGCGGCACCGTGAAGGTCTTGGGGCTGGTGGAAAACAGTTCGACGACGGCGATTGTCGAAAAGATCCGCAATCGTTGACGGACTGCCGCACGCCGAAAAGCTCCGGCACAACGACTCTGCTTGGGATGATGAATCTTCCCATGAATTTAAGCTTTTTCGCCCTCTGGTTGATTAGTTTATGAAAGTCATGCTGTTGGTGATGGATGAGCAGCGGGTGATCCTTGATCGCCTCTATGAGGTCGTGCAAAAGAACTGCGACGATTGCACCATTTATCGCCTGAGTAAGCAGCAGCAGATGAACCTTGGCCGATTCCTGGTCTCGGTCAATCACGAGAGCTTCGATCGGGTTGTGATTTTTTCCCGGGTAAAACGCTTGGTCCGGCAACTGAGGGTATTGAAGTGCGTGCCCGGGTTGATCTTCCTTGAGCACGACGCTTATCAGAACTACATGAGCGAGAGTAAATACAAGGGCGTCTACTCGCGCCTGTACCGCCGTCTGCCGAGTTGCCGAGCTCTGGTCTCGGGGGCTTTGGTAGCTCGTCGGATGCAAGCGGAGGGCATCGATGCGGTGTTCGTTTCCAAGGGTTATGACGAGCAGATGTTGGGTAATACCGGCAAGGAGCGCGACATTCCCATTGGTTTCCTCGGCAGCCTCAAGAGCACCGAATACGCTCAGCGCAAGGCACTGCTTGAGTCCCTGGCCCGGCGGACCGGGATGCTGGTAGCCCGTACGAAGTCAGGTAACGAGTATCTGGAAACGCTTAATCGCATCAAGATATTCGTCAGCGCTGACCTGGGCATGGGGGAGTTCATGATCAAGAACTTCGAAGCCATGGCGTGTGGTTGCGTGCTATTGGCCTGGAGCCAAGGTGAAGAGGATGAATTACTTGGCTTCAGGGACATGGAGAACGTCGTTTTCTACCGTTCCGAGGAAGAGGCGGTGCATAAGCTGGAGCTACTGCAGCGGGATCCGGAACTGGCGGCGCGGATTGCCCATAGCGGCCAGGCCTTTGCCGAGAGCCGATATTCTTTCGCCCGCGTAGGGCAGACCTTGGCCGCCGAGATTCAGCGCGAAATGCGGACCTGGCAACCACCTTCGGCGCTTGTCCGCTGGTGGGTCAAGTTGCGCTACGGCATGAACGTACCGGAATAGACACATGGATCAAACCGTTCGCCCGCGTGACGAAATGTCGCTCGACGAATTGCCAGGCGGCCACCAATCGGTTTTGGGTGCGTTGCCCCAGGCATTGAAGGATTGCCTGGCCAAGGCTTCTCGGGTGGTGCTTGTGGCAAATAATCCGGCAATCACCGAAGCCGACTTCCGGGCGCTCGATATCGGCAGCGATGATGTGGTCGTGACATTCAACACTTGCATGAAGGCGGCGTTTCTCACTCCGCAGAGCGTCAATGTGTTCGTACACGGCTTCAATGCACCCGACGCGTATTTTTTCGGCTTGCCCTACAAACTCCAGGTGCAGCGATTGTTCGAACTACCTGGAGCGCGTTGCTTCACGATGCTGGTGGGGTGCACCGGAGCCATGTCTCCACTGCCAGGCGTCGCGCTTTATCAGGAGCGCATTCCACTGCCACCTTTGTGGAACTACCCCGTCGACAGGGTGGACGGTAAGCGCTACGTCGGTCCGTCTACCGGTTTCAATGCGTTGGTGGTGTTCGATTGGCTTCGTGGGCATGCGGGGTATACCTACCGATTGATGACCCTGGGGTTTTCCAACGAGGCGGGAAAATTCTGGAGCGGGCACGCCTGGGAATATGAGCGACAATGGCTCCTCGAAGCCGATGTGACCGTCGTGCCGTTGCAGCACAGGCGTTGGTGGCAAGGATGGTTTCGTCGCCGCTGAGTGACATCAGGTCAGGTTGCAAGGCCCGTTGGGGCGCATTGGGCTAGTTCTATTTTTACGACAGGGCAGGACGCGTGTTGAAAGTTGCGGTGGCATTTTTTGGTATTCCAAGAAACTCGCAGATCTGTTTCCCTTCCATTCGGGAAAACGTCCTGGAGCAGATCCCGGCGGGCAGCGAAGTGCAGTGTTTTTACCACCTGTACAAGGTCGACGAAATTCACAATCCGCGTTCTGGCGAGCAAGGTGAACTGAGTGCAGGCAACTATGCACCGTTCGACACCATGATGGGCCGACTCGATTCTACCCAAGGCGTTCTGGAGCGTTGGGATTTCGAACGGGTCAAGGCTTTGGGGGACACCTGGGCAGACGGATACGCTTCGCTCAGGAATCTGATTTATCAGCTCAACTCCTTGTACAGCGTGACGGAAATGATGGAGTCGTTCGACCCGGATTTTGTTGTGTTCGTACGTCCCGATAATTTCTACCACACCGCACTTCCAACATACGTGTTTGGGCATGCCAACGTACGCCGATCGAATGCCTACATTCCGGATTGGCAATGGTGGGGCGGGTTGAACGATCGCTTTGCGATCTGTGGACGTGATGCTTACCTGGCCTATGGCAAGCGTATCGAGCGCATTTTTGACTTCTGCAAGGCGACGGGTAGAAAACTGCATTCCGAGCGGTTGCTCAAATACGCGTTGCAGCAGGCACGAGTCAGGATATGCACGCTGCCTACTACCGCTTCACGGGTGCGAATCAATGGCGCCTTTGCCGAGGAGTCGTTCTCATCCAAGCGCGGTATGGGGAAACGCGAGAATCGTTTTTTTCATTTGTTCGCTCAATGTCGCACCTACATTGATAAGCGGCGCCCGACTTGATGTCATTTTTGTAGCGTGCCGCGAACCATGCGCATCAGGCCCATGGCCTTTGTGCGGAGCTTGGTCAGGCCCGGGCGGCGAGGGGAGGTTGTTGCCAGCCCTTGGTTCGCGATCCAATCCTTCCAGCGAATGCGCTCTTCGCGAACGACCCATCCATCCTGGGTAGCAAAGCTTTCTGCCAAGTGCAGGCCGCGTGTGCCGGCCGGGACGAGTTGGTCACGTTTAAGCGTATAAAGTTCTCCGGTCGGTTGACCGTCGCGCAGCGGCATCAGGTAGAGATCGGGACGCTTGCGGTCCAGGCGAGCGACCAACTGGTCGCCCTCCAGGCGCTCATCGACGTGAAACAGGCTCAGGGACTTGGCTTCCTTGGGCACTTCCAGGCGCAAATCGTAAATCAACTGCAGTGAAGCCGTCGGCAGATGCACGTAAGCCCGTGGCCGCTCGATCAATTGCAGATTGGCGCTGCGCACCGGACGGGCCGAGCCCGACAGCGGTGTCAGCCGGAATGGCAATGCCTCGCGATAGTGCAACGCTGTGGCATAGGGCGCTGGCAGCCAGGTGTCGTTGAATCGTCCGCCGAGCCAGCCTTCAGGGGTTTCCAGCAGGCATTCCTCGGCGATTTCACTGATAGCGGTGAGGAGCGGCAAGTTCAGTTCGTGGGCCGGGACGTAACCGGAAATCAGCTTGAGCACCACATCTCCGCGATCCTGCCGACGCTGGCGCACCAATACCCAATAGTCGCGGTTTTGCCACTGCAGGGTCAGGCGCACCGAGACCCCCAGGTTCGCCAGTTCCAGGGAAAAACGTTCGGCATCGGCCACCGTCACGGGGCGGCGGCGCTGCAAGGTCTGGGCGAAATTCAGCGGCATCCCGACGCTCTGGTAGGTCAGACCTTCGGGCGTCGCCTCGACGAACAGCGGCAGGGTCTTGAAGTTGCTCGGGTTCTTCCTGATGAGCGTGCGCGGCATATCGGCTCCTGCTAAAAAACGCGTGAAGCGGCGTCAGTTTTTACGTAGGACCTTGGCTACGGTCGCGACGTTATGGGCGAGGTGCAGCGGATTGATGGTGCCGACAATAGCACTGGCGATCCCTGGGTGCTCAAACAACAGTTCGAAGCTGGCCTGGACCGGATCCACCCCGGGGCTCAGGCAGGCGTGACCGCTGGCGAGGGCTTTCTTCACCAGGATGGCTTTGCCGTGCTCGGTAGCGTAGTCAATGACCGCGGTTTCGCTTCGTTCGTTCAGATTGTAGGTAACCATGGCGCAATCGCCCTGTTCGAGGGCCTTCAGGCCACCCTCGACGGTCTTGCCGGAGAAGCCGAAACCACCGATCTTGCCCTCGCGCTTGAGCGCCGCCAGGGTTGGGTAGACCTCGCTGTCGTTGAGGATCGCCAGGTCATTACCGTCGGAGTGCACCAGTACCAGATCGATATAGTCGGTCTCCAGGCGCTTGAGACTGCGCTCCACCGAGAAGCGGGTGTGGGTGGCACTGAAGTCGTGGCGCGACTGCCCGTCGCTGAACTCTTCGCCAACCTTGCTGACAATCACCCAGTCCTGGCGCTGACCACGCAACAGCGGGCCGAGGCGTTCTTCGCTGCGGCCATAGGCCGGCGCGGTGTCGATGAGGTTGATGCCCAGGTCGCGCGCCAACTTGAGCAGCATGCGCGCTTCGTCGTCATCGGGAATCCGGAAACCGTTGGGGTACTTGACCCCCTGGTCGCGCCCGAGTTTGACGGTGCCCAGGCCCAGGGGAGAAACCTTCGGGCCCTGGGTGCCCAGGGGGCGATAGAAATCGTGCAGGGTCGGTTGGCTCATGGCAGCAACTGCTCCCAGGCTGGCACGCCCATGGGCGGCTTCGGCAGGTCCGGCAGCGGAGCCGGATGACTGGGGGTGATACCGCCCTGTTGCAGTGCGGCAATCACCCGGTCGGAAAAGTCCGGGGCCAGGGCCAGCTTGGTTGGCCAGCCCACCAGCAGGCGGTCCTGCTCGGCGAGGAAGGCATTGTCCGGACGGGTCAGGCCTGATTGCAGCGGTTCGGCGCGATCGACCCGCAGGGTGGCCCATTGCGCGGTGGTGAGGTCGACCCAGGGCAGCAATTGGCCGAGCTCCTTTTGCGCGGCGGCGATCTGCGCGGCGGGCTCGCGGGCCACGCCCTCGGCTTCGGCGATGTCACCGCCCAGGTACCAGACCCATTGACCATCGGCGGCCGGGTGAGTGGTGACGGTGATACGCGGTTTCGGCCCGCCTCCCAGGCAATGGGCATACAGCGGCTTGAGGCTCGGTCCCTTGACCAGCACCATGTGCAGCGGTCGGCGCTGCATGGCCGGCTGGTCCAGGCCCAGGTTTGCGAGCAGGTCGGCGGTACCGGCCCCGGCACTGAGGACAATGCGCTGGGCGCGGATCTCGCGACCGTCAACCTTCAGGCCCACCAGTTCGCCGGCTTCGCGCAGCGGCTCGATGTGCTGGCCGGCGAGCAGGCTGTCGCCGGCCAGTTCCGCCAGGCGTGCGATCAGGCTGGGGACATCCACCACCAGTTCGGCCAGGCGATAAACCTTGCCTTTGAAACGCTTGTCCTGCAGGGCCGGTGGCAGTTGTTCACCCTTGACCTGATCGACCCGCCCACGCACGGCCTTGCTGGCGAAAAAACTGGTGAGATTGCCGGCCAGGGTGCCGGGAGACCACAGGTAATGAGCTTCGGACAGCAGGCGCACGCCGGACAGGTCCAGCTCACCGTTGCCACCGAGCGCTTCGCGCCAACGGCGCGGCATGTCGGCAATGGCTTCCGAGGCGCCGGTCAGGGCACCATGCAGCGCATACTTGGCGCCGCCATGGATGATGCCCTGGGATTTGACGCTCTGCCCGCCGCCGAGGCTGGCACTTTCCACCAGCACGGTCGAATAGCCCTGGCGACGCAGGCGCGCATTCAGCCAGAGGCCGGCGACTCCGGCGCCGACAATCAGCACGTCGGTGGAAATAACGGATGGCATGCAGCGACCTCAGTGTTCAAGACGAAGGCGCAGTATACAGACTCGATGAGCTGAGTTTGGCCACCCATTCAGGGGCAACCCGCAAAACTGTGGCGAGGGAGATCTCCTGTGGCGAGGGATTCATCCCCGCTGGGGTGCGCAGCAGCCCCAAGACCTGATAGCGCGGTGTGCCAGGTAGTTTGAAGGGGGGGCGCTGCGCACCCCAGCGGGGATGAATCCCCTCGCCACAACTGTATTAAATACCCGGTGCTCGGTGTTCCTTAATGGCCGGCGGTCTTGGAGAATAGCTGGATCACCACAACCCCTAGCACAATCAGCGCCATCCCCAGCATCGCCGGTATGTCCAGCTTCTGCCCGTAGATGAACAGCGCCGCGACGCTGACCATGACGATGCCCATCCCGGCCCAGACCGCATACGCCACGCCCACCGGGACGCTGCGCACCACCAGGGTCAACATCCAGAAAGCGATGCCGTAGCCCGCGACCACCAGTATCAGGGGCAGGGGCGTGCTCAGGCCTTTCACCGCTTTCATCGAAACGGTGGCGATCACTTCGGCGCAGATGGCGATAGCGAGGTAGTAGTAGGCATTCATGGCGAGACCTCTTTGACTGTTGCGTCTTTCGATGTCGCCATTCTAGTGCCTGGCTAGATGCGGTAAAGTCATTACCTATCTGTTAAAGAGATAGGTTGGGTCATGAACGTTGAGTGGAATCTTGAGCAATTGCGACTGTTCGTTGGGGTCGCCGAAAAACGTTCGTTTTCCGCCGTCGCCCGGGATCAACGCAAGGCCCAATCGGCTGTCAGCAGCGCGATTGCCTTGCTGGAAACCGACTTGGGCGTGAGCCTGTTCGAGCGCAGCAGCGGCCGCCAGCC belongs to Pseudomonas sp. B21-028 and includes:
- a CDS encoding aldo/keto reductase is translated as MSQPTLHDFYRPLGTQGPKVSPLGLGTVKLGRDQGVKYPNGFRIPDDDEARMLLKLARDLGINLIDTAPAYGRSEERLGPLLRGQRQDWVIVSKVGEEFSDGQSRHDFSATHTRFSVERSLKRLETDYIDLVLVHSDGNDLAILNDSEVYPTLAALKREGKIGGFGFSGKTVEGGLKALEQGDCAMVTYNLNERSETAVIDYATEHGKAILVKKALASGHACLSPGVDPVQASFELLFEHPGIASAIVGTINPLHLAHNVATVAKVLRKN
- a CDS encoding FAD-binding oxidoreductase; protein product: MPSVISTDVLIVGAGVAGLWLNARLRRQGYSTVLVESASLGGGQSVKSQGIIHGGAKYALHGALTGASEAIADMPRRWREALGGNGELDLSGVRLLSEAHYLWSPGTLAGNLTSFFASKAVRGRVDQVKGEQLPPALQDKRFKGKVYRLAELVVDVPSLIARLAELAGDSLLAGQHIEPLREAGELVGLKVDGREIRAQRIVLSAGAGTADLLANLGLDQPAMQRRPLHMVLVKGPSLKPLYAHCLGGGPKPRITVTTHPAADGQWVWYLGGDIAEAEGVAREPAAQIAAAQKELGQLLPWVDLTTAQWATLRVDRAEPLQSGLTRPDNAFLAEQDRLLVGWPTKLALAPDFSDRVIAALQQGGITPSHPAPLPDLPKPPMGVPAWEQLLP
- a CDS encoding metal ABC transporter ATPase gives rise to the protein MPRTLIRKNPSNFKTLPLFVEATPEGLTYQSVGMPLNFAQTLQRRRPVTVADAERFSLELANLGVSVRLTLQWQNRDYWVLVRQRRQDRGDVVLKLISGYVPAHELNLPLLTAISEIAEECLLETPEGWLGGRFNDTWLPAPYATALHYREALPFRLTPLSGSARPVRSANLQLIERPRAYVHLPTASLQLIYDLRLEVPKEAKSLSLFHVDERLEGDQLVARLDRKRPDLYLMPLRDGQPTGELYTLKRDQLVPAGTRGLHLAESFATQDGWVVREERIRWKDWIANQGLATTSPRRPGLTKLRTKAMGLMRMVRGTLQK
- a CDS encoding glycosyltransferase; translated protein: MKVMLLVMDEQRVILDRLYEVVQKNCDDCTIYRLSKQQQMNLGRFLVSVNHESFDRVVIFSRVKRLVRQLRVLKCVPGLIFLEHDAYQNYMSESKYKGVYSRLYRRLPSCRALVSGALVARRMQAEGIDAVFVSKGYDEQMLGNTGKERDIPIGFLGSLKSTEYAQRKALLESLARRTGMLVARTKSGNEYLETLNRIKIFVSADLGMGEFMIKNFEAMACGCVLLAWSQGEEDELLGFRDMENVVFYRSEEEAVHKLELLQRDPELAARIAHSGQAFAESRYSFARVGQTLAAEIQREMRTWQPPSALVRWWVKLRYGMNVPE
- a CDS encoding multidrug efflux SMR transporter gives rise to the protein MNAYYYLAIAICAEVIATVSMKAVKGLSTPLPLILVVAGYGIAFWMLTLVVRSVPVGVAYAVWAGMGIVMVSVAALFIYGQKLDIPAMLGMALIVLGVVVIQLFSKTAGH